One window from the genome of Priestia megaterium NBRC 15308 = ATCC 14581 encodes:
- a CDS encoding NIP7 pre-PUA domain-containing protein has translation MPKKRTDEEILQELEEKIEKMRAKKQQVGARKKEKERKERTRRLIQVGAIFEKYFEIQSEEEAEKIAKALQAYVGKNKEKILHHDVVVTQKKKTIQEAASAKE, from the coding sequence GTGCCGAAGAAGCGAACAGATGAGGAGATTCTTCAGGAGTTAGAAGAGAAAATTGAGAAGATGAGAGCGAAGAAACAACAAGTTGGAGCGCGTAAAAAAGAAAAAGAGAGAAAAGAAAGAACAAGACGACTGATTCAAGTCGGCGCAATTTTTGAGAAATACTTTGAGATTCAAAGTGAAGAAGAAGCAGAAAAGATTGCGAAGGCATTGCAAGCGTATGTAGGGAAAAATAAAGAGAAGATTTTGCATCATGATGTTGTGGTAACTCAGAAAAAGAAAACAATACAAGAAGCAGCATCTGCAAAAGAATAA
- the mobQ gene encoding MobQ family relaxase gives MAIYHLSMQIISRSKGQSAVAAAAYRSGEKLHDERTDEQKFYARNVQPETMILTPSNAPEWMKDRNRLWNEVEKVEKRKDSQLARELNIALPIELNRDQQKELIQSFARNEFVQKGMVADIAIHRDDANNPHAHIMLTMRNLDQDGFGKKNRDWNADFANTKENNLGYVKNSKGCLSIREQWANYANKALEQTQINERITHLSHEKRGLETLPMVHLGHVAHDMEKKGKKTDRGQINRERQDYNKAVVDLQAYRRQKEDHLKKMKEKEKQFSFSTDIEKTYIQKAASLIGQKVITLEDITARHEELRKMSDRHNPIERHFHAQQQQFLNVSNYYDRVNDLKREIQQNEEKVEELKKSLNPFKLKENNMMKRRHLDKISDLESNKESYESSIQNHKESLRFSTKEEFYQRYQEFSQKKENRLNQITYEKKQIQVETRVLLQAEEAIKQAKIREISSHYPDLKTAGKHLTYSNALKLEQYHNTTQQNQFRLSNIKQSLDANQKKLDEFKKHQKMVRIEKEHVSTMSKQVEKLGSVEKKLDELDRNPGEKAKRLVSKKARQDYEELQSEAKYGRENLKELGYKGQQDLQQQQSRINTMEKTVAPWLEKEIKTYESNINALDTIFNAIQQATRSQEQAQQRHQLRGMRSTNINRSKNQGPDLSH, from the coding sequence ATGGCTATTTACCATCTATCGATGCAAATCATCAGTCGTTCAAAAGGACAATCGGCTGTTGCTGCAGCTGCTTATCGCAGTGGCGAAAAATTACATGATGAACGTACAGACGAGCAAAAGTTTTATGCTCGTAATGTACAACCGGAAACCATGATTCTGACTCCTTCCAATGCTCCAGAATGGATGAAAGATCGTAATCGTTTATGGAATGAAGTTGAAAAAGTAGAGAAGCGCAAAGACTCACAACTGGCACGTGAATTAAACATTGCTTTACCAATTGAACTAAATCGTGACCAACAAAAAGAACTCATTCAGTCTTTTGCTCGAAATGAGTTTGTTCAAAAAGGAATGGTCGCTGATATTGCTATTCATCGTGATGATGCCAATAATCCTCATGCTCACATCATGTTAACGATGAGAAACCTAGATCAAGATGGATTCGGCAAAAAGAATCGTGACTGGAATGCTGATTTTGCGAATACAAAAGAAAATAATCTCGGGTACGTAAAGAATAGCAAAGGTTGCTTATCCATCCGTGAACAATGGGCGAACTATGCAAATAAAGCGCTAGAACAGACTCAAATCAATGAACGTATTACCCATCTTTCTCATGAAAAGCGTGGACTCGAAACGTTACCAATGGTTCATTTAGGTCATGTCGCACATGATATGGAGAAGAAAGGGAAGAAAACAGATCGTGGCCAAATCAATCGGGAGCGCCAGGACTACAATAAAGCTGTGGTTGATTTACAAGCTTATCGTCGTCAAAAAGAAGACCACTTAAAGAAAATGAAGGAAAAAGAGAAGCAATTCAGCTTTTCTACGGATATAGAGAAAACCTATATTCAAAAAGCTGCGTCTCTCATAGGTCAAAAGGTTATTACCTTAGAAGATATTACAGCACGCCACGAAGAACTACGCAAAATGAGTGATCGTCATAATCCTATTGAACGACACTTTCATGCACAACAACAGCAATTCCTGAATGTCAGTAATTATTATGATCGTGTGAACGATTTAAAGCGTGAAATCCAACAGAACGAAGAAAAAGTAGAGGAACTTAAGAAGTCCCTTAATCCGTTTAAACTCAAAGAGAATAACATGATGAAACGACGTCATCTTGATAAAATTTCTGATTTAGAAAGTAACAAAGAAAGCTATGAGAGCAGCATTCAAAATCATAAAGAATCTCTTCGTTTTTCAACCAAAGAAGAGTTCTATCAGCGTTACCAAGAATTCTCGCAAAAGAAGGAAAATCGACTCAATCAGATTACGTATGAGAAAAAACAAATTCAAGTCGAAACCAGGGTACTATTACAAGCTGAAGAAGCTATTAAACAAGCCAAAATCCGTGAGATAAGCTCTCATTATCCGGATCTCAAAACAGCTGGAAAGCATCTCACGTACAGCAATGCATTAAAGCTGGAACAGTATCACAATACTACTCAACAAAATCAGTTTAGACTATCCAACATCAAACAAAGTCTAGATGCTAACCAAAAGAAGCTAGACGAGTTCAAAAAACATCAGAAAATGGTTCGTATAGAGAAAGAACATGTCTCAACTATGAGTAAACAAGTAGAGAAGCTTGGCAGCGTGGAGAAAAAGCTTGATGAATTAGACAGAAACCCAGGAGAAAAAGCGAAACGACTTGTCTCGAAAAAAGCTCGTCAAGACTATGAAGAATTGCAAAGTGAAGCTAAATATGGACGTGAAAATCTAAAAGAGCTGGGTTATAAAGGACAACAAGATTTACAACAACAACAAAGTCGTATAAACACAATGGAGAAAACCGTCGCCCCA